The Geothrix sp. genome has a window encoding:
- the gyrA gene encoding DNA gyrase subunit A produces the protein MNPNRIEPLEIEKEMRKSYLDYAMSVIVGRALPDVRDGLKPVHRRVLFAMKEAGNDWNRAYKKSARTVGDVMGKYHPHGDSAIYDTLVRMAQPFSMRHVLVDGQGNFGSIDGDSAAAMRYTEARLSRLANEMMGDIDQDTVDFGPNYDGSMQEPLTLPARFPNLLVNGSQGIAVGMATSIPPHNLRECCHALVDLIDHPGLGLEGLMAHIKAPDFPGGGIMLGTEGVLDAYRTGRGRCVVRAKSHVEQIRRAGDREQLVFTELPYQVNKATLIEKIAELVREKKIDGISDLRDESDREGIRLVVELKKNEPSDIVLNQLYQQTQLQNSFPITMLAIVNGQPRICTLREVLQEFIGFRREVVTRRTLFQLRKAEDRHHVLMGLKIALDHLDAVIKLIRGAKSPEEAKAGLMAGAFATAAAIKKDPSLCLSAVQAQAILDMRLQRLTGLEREKILDELAELEKQIARLKAILADDKLLLQVIKEELQQVADQFGNDRRTEIVGYSGEIRMEDVVPDDPMVVTMSKAGYIKRTDLTAYRRQRRGGKGKVGMKTKDEDFVEQLFMTKAHDTLMAFTDKGIVYALKVYDLPEAAASTRGKHIRNLISLKDGENVVTLMALRDFPEGETLVFATSDGTVKKSSLAAYANIRTNGLIALNIDEGNSLVAVRRSTGTQQIVLATAQGKAIRFPEEDVRATGRATTGVRGMKLAKGDHIVDMEVADPLPDLPEGVEPDESTEDHGMLLTVCEKGYGKRSLVQDYRLQGRGGTGVINIRAGVRNGQVVGFKLVKPGEGCLLISQEGMVIRFLIDEVRKTGRNAQGVSLLKLASADDRVVGLAKIDASAMALDEEEDLAEAEAAHPGPDESGEQPKLGL, from the coding sequence ATGAACCCGAACCGTATCGAGCCCCTGGAAATCGAAAAAGAAATGCGGAAGTCCTACCTGGACTACGCCATGAGCGTCATCGTGGGCCGGGCCCTGCCCGATGTCCGCGACGGCCTCAAGCCGGTGCACCGTCGGGTGCTGTTCGCCATGAAGGAGGCGGGCAACGACTGGAACCGGGCCTACAAGAAGTCCGCCCGCACCGTGGGCGATGTGATGGGTAAGTACCATCCCCATGGCGACTCCGCCATCTACGACACCCTGGTCCGCATGGCCCAGCCCTTCTCCATGCGCCATGTGCTGGTGGACGGCCAGGGCAACTTCGGCTCCATCGACGGCGATTCCGCCGCGGCCATGCGCTACACCGAGGCCCGCCTGTCCCGCCTCGCCAACGAGATGATGGGCGACATCGACCAGGACACGGTGGATTTCGGCCCCAACTACGACGGCAGCATGCAGGAGCCCCTGACCCTGCCCGCCCGCTTCCCCAACCTCCTGGTGAACGGCTCCCAGGGCATCGCCGTGGGCATGGCCACCAGCATCCCCCCCCACAACCTGCGGGAGTGCTGCCACGCCCTGGTGGACCTGATCGACCATCCGGGCCTGGGCCTCGAGGGCCTCATGGCCCACATCAAGGCCCCGGATTTCCCCGGCGGCGGCATCATGCTGGGCACCGAGGGGGTGCTGGACGCCTACCGCACGGGCCGCGGCCGCTGCGTGGTGCGGGCCAAGTCCCATGTGGAGCAGATCCGTCGGGCCGGCGACCGCGAGCAGCTGGTCTTCACGGAACTGCCCTACCAGGTGAACAAGGCCACCCTCATCGAGAAGATCGCCGAGCTGGTGCGCGAGAAGAAGATCGACGGCATCAGCGACCTGCGCGATGAATCGGACCGCGAGGGCATCCGCCTCGTCGTCGAGCTGAAGAAGAACGAGCCCAGCGACATCGTTCTGAACCAGCTCTACCAGCAGACTCAGCTCCAGAACAGCTTCCCCATCACCATGCTCGCCATCGTGAACGGCCAGCCCCGCATCTGCACCCTGCGGGAGGTGCTGCAGGAGTTCATCGGCTTCCGCCGCGAGGTGGTGACCCGCCGGACCCTGTTCCAGCTGCGGAAGGCCGAAGACCGCCACCATGTCCTCATGGGCCTCAAGATCGCCCTGGACCACCTGGATGCGGTCATCAAGCTCATCCGCGGCGCCAAGAGCCCCGAGGAGGCCAAGGCCGGCCTCATGGCGGGGGCCTTCGCCACCGCCGCCGCCATCAAGAAGGATCCCAGCCTCTGCCTCTCCGCCGTGCAGGCCCAGGCCATCCTGGACATGCGCCTCCAGCGGCTCACCGGGCTGGAGCGGGAGAAGATCCTCGACGAGCTGGCCGAGCTCGAAAAGCAGATCGCCAGGCTCAAGGCCATCCTGGCCGACGACAAGCTGCTCCTGCAGGTCATCAAGGAGGAGCTGCAGCAGGTGGCCGACCAATTCGGCAATGACCGCCGCACCGAGATCGTGGGCTACTCCGGCGAGATCCGCATGGAGGATGTGGTGCCGGACGACCCGATGGTCGTCACCATGTCCAAGGCGGGCTACATCAAGCGCACCGACCTCACCGCCTACCGCCGCCAGCGGCGCGGCGGCAAGGGCAAGGTGGGCATGAAGACCAAGGACGAGGATTTCGTCGAACAGCTCTTCATGACCAAGGCCCACGACACCCTCATGGCCTTCACGGATAAAGGCATCGTCTACGCCCTCAAGGTTTACGACCTGCCGGAAGCCGCCGCCTCCACCCGGGGCAAGCACATCCGCAACCTCATCTCCCTGAAGGACGGGGAGAATGTGGTGACCCTCATGGCCCTGCGGGACTTCCCCGAGGGCGAGACCCTGGTCTTCGCCACCAGCGATGGCACGGTGAAGAAGTCCAGCCTGGCCGCCTATGCCAACATCCGGACCAACGGCCTCATTGCCCTCAACATCGATGAGGGCAACAGCCTGGTGGCGGTGCGCCGCTCCACGGGCACCCAGCAGATCGTCCTGGCCACGGCCCAGGGCAAGGCCATCCGCTTCCCCGAAGAGGATGTCCGCGCCACGGGCCGCGCCACCACGGGCGTGCGGGGCATGAAGCTGGCGAAGGGCGACCACATCGTGGACATGGAAGTGGCCGATCCCCTGCCGGACCTGCCGGAAGGCGTGGAACCCGACGAGAGCACCGAGGACCACGGCATGCTGCTGACAGTCTGCGAGAAGGGCTACGGCAAGCGCAGCCTCGTCCAGGACTACCGCCTCCAGGGGCGCGGCGGCACGGGCGTCATCAACATCCGGGCCGGCGTCCGCAACGGCCAGGTGGTGGGCTTCAAGCTCGTCAAGCCCGGGGAAGGCTGCCTCCTCATCAGCCAGGAGGGGATGGTCATCCGCTTCCTCATCGACGAAGTGCGCAAGACGGGCCGCAATGCCCAGGGCGTCAGCCTCCTCAAGCTGGCCAGCGCCGACGACCGCGTCGTGGGTCTCGCCAAGATCGACGCCAGCGCCATGGCCCTGGATGAAGAAGAGGATCTCGCCGAGGCCGAGGCGGCCCACCCGGGGCCGGATGAAAGCGGCGAACAGCCGAAATTGGGACTCTAG
- the dnaN gene encoding DNA polymerase III subunit beta, whose product MSLQLQVSKDRLDRTLGILRHALDRRVTLPILQHILVDVRPKEVVMKATDMELAFEATVPGEGQGQWTMAVPGKKFIETVKVFPEGILSLECPDAGGRLWLRAKGMNSEHNIQPGEGFPELPAPSKELPVVRIPVLRFKRAIQLGSIAVSKDATKPTLSAVLLHLSKHHVRVVSTDGFRLAVAEVPCDTKLKDEVRLIVPKRALDLIPTLLGDEGEVELCWDGTTLYLDQPGLKFSTRLVTGNYPAYEKVLPAELPKRVIMDREVFLRTLRFVGLKKDDYNKNVRLFYEFPNLRTVFQHPDEGVNQATLPFTGEEHPFELAFNIDYLTELLERLPGEEVVYQFKDEVGQGVFMSPSLEDFSFRYVLMPVRFANSATA is encoded by the coding sequence ATGAGTCTTCAGTTACAGGTTTCCAAGGATCGTCTGGATCGCACCCTCGGGATCCTGAGGCATGCCTTGGACCGTCGGGTCACGCTTCCGATCCTTCAGCACATCCTCGTGGATGTGCGCCCGAAGGAAGTCGTCATGAAGGCCACGGACATGGAACTGGCCTTCGAAGCCACGGTGCCTGGCGAAGGCCAGGGGCAATGGACCATGGCCGTGCCCGGCAAGAAGTTCATCGAGACTGTGAAGGTCTTCCCCGAAGGCATCCTCAGCCTGGAGTGCCCTGATGCGGGGGGCCGCCTGTGGCTGCGGGCCAAGGGCATGAATTCCGAGCACAACATCCAGCCCGGGGAGGGCTTCCCCGAACTGCCCGCCCCCAGCAAGGAATTGCCGGTGGTGAGGATTCCTGTGCTGCGATTCAAGCGGGCCATCCAGCTGGGCTCCATTGCCGTGAGCAAGGACGCCACCAAGCCCACCCTGTCGGCGGTGCTCCTGCACCTGTCCAAGCACCATGTCCGCGTCGTCTCCACCGACGGCTTCCGCCTGGCGGTGGCCGAGGTGCCCTGCGACACGAAGCTCAAGGATGAAGTCCGTCTCATTGTGCCCAAGCGGGCCCTGGACCTCATCCCCACCCTGCTGGGCGACGAAGGCGAGGTCGAACTCTGCTGGGATGGGACCACGCTCTACCTCGACCAGCCGGGCCTCAAATTCAGCACCCGCCTTGTCACCGGCAACTACCCGGCCTACGAGAAGGTGCTGCCCGCCGAGCTGCCCAAGCGCGTGATCATGGATCGCGAGGTCTTCCTCCGCACCCTGCGCTTCGTGGGCCTGAAGAAGGACGACTACAACAAGAATGTGCGCCTGTTCTACGAATTCCCCAACCTGCGCACGGTCTTCCAGCACCCCGACGAGGGCGTGAACCAGGCCACGCTGCCCTTCACGGGCGAAGAGCACCCCTTTGAGCTGGCCTTCAACATCGACTACCTCACCGAGCTGCTGGAGCGGCTCCCCGGCGAGGAGGTGGTCTACCAGTTCAAGGACGAAGTGGGCCAGGGCGTCTTCATGTCCCCCAGCCTCGAGGACTTCAGCTTCCGCTATGTCCTCATGCCCGTGCGCTTCGCCAACAGCGCCACGGCCTGA
- the gyrB gene encoding DNA topoisomerase (ATP-hydrolyzing) subunit B — protein sequence MSEEVFTSRVHTPQESDSYTADNITVLRDLEAVRKRPGMYIGDTDDGSGLHHMVYEVVDNAVDEALAGFCTRVDVVLHNDGSCSVEDNGRGIPVDLHKEEGRSAAEVIMTVLHAGGKFDNTNTDGKNAYKVSGGLHGVGVSCVNALSSKLWLTVWKDGQEHAMTFSQGKADAPLKVVGPTARRGTRVRFLPDPEVFNNVLDFSFETLSQRLRELSYLNQGVHIRITDERTGDNQDFMNAGGISSFVEHLNRNKPVLHKPPIYIKDEKQDTTVEVALQWNDSYQETLYCFTNNIRNRDGGAHLEGFRAAMTRVINAYAEKNNLLKSAKVSLSGEDVREGLTAVLSAKVPDPKFSSQTKDRLVSSEVKGIVQTIVYEKLSAFFEENPREAKAILEKAIEAARAREAARKARELTRRKGALDGGGLPGKLADCQEKDPALSEIFLVEGDSAGGSAKQGRHRATQAILPLKGKVLNVEKARFDRIIGAVELRILIQALGTGIGKDEFKVENLRYHKIVLMTDADVDGAHIRTLLLTFFYRQMPELVERGHLYIAQPPLYKVKKGKTEKYLKDERALEEFLFQKALDGWSLSLPDGTEHRGPVLVREMKKWGEVQQLFGKLERRGYARPLVRALLAEGLLDEDRFTHREGLEQLAAALVKQKLGTCEIETIEGEERPAEGEEPAMTTPASHRLRLVRMHLSRPITLWIDSQVAHWGEFRRLAALQVELAGFRGGELRLRRLKDIKDVPKDKDKDSEDEVEEGTPKLGKEQVFTDPEEMLAMVLEEGKRGLGIQRYKGLGEMNPEQLWETTMDPERRTLLQVRVDDAVAADEIFTVLMGDAVEPRRRFIETNALLAENIDI from the coding sequence ATGTCCGAAGAAGTCTTCACCTCACGCGTACACACTCCCCAGGAATCCGACAGCTACACCGCCGACAACATCACGGTTCTGAGAGACCTCGAGGCCGTCCGCAAGCGGCCCGGCATGTACATCGGCGATACCGACGATGGCAGCGGCCTGCACCACATGGTCTACGAAGTGGTGGACAACGCCGTTGACGAGGCCCTCGCGGGCTTCTGTACCCGCGTGGATGTGGTTCTCCACAACGACGGCAGCTGCAGCGTCGAGGACAACGGCCGCGGCATCCCCGTGGACCTCCACAAGGAGGAGGGCCGCAGCGCCGCGGAAGTGATCATGACGGTGCTCCACGCCGGCGGAAAATTCGACAACACCAACACCGACGGCAAGAACGCCTACAAGGTGTCCGGCGGCCTGCACGGCGTGGGCGTGTCCTGCGTAAACGCCCTGTCCTCCAAGCTCTGGCTCACGGTCTGGAAGGATGGCCAGGAGCACGCCATGACCTTCTCCCAGGGCAAGGCGGACGCCCCCCTGAAGGTGGTCGGCCCCACCGCGCGGCGCGGCACCCGGGTCCGCTTCCTGCCTGATCCCGAGGTCTTCAACAATGTCCTCGACTTCAGCTTCGAGACCCTGAGCCAGCGCCTGCGCGAGCTGAGCTACCTGAACCAGGGCGTCCACATCCGCATCACGGACGAGCGCACCGGCGACAACCAGGATTTCATGAATGCCGGGGGCATCAGCTCCTTTGTGGAGCACCTGAACCGCAACAAGCCGGTCCTCCACAAGCCCCCGATCTACATCAAGGACGAGAAGCAGGACACCACGGTCGAAGTGGCCCTCCAGTGGAACGACTCCTACCAGGAGACCCTCTACTGCTTCACGAACAACATCCGCAACCGCGACGGCGGCGCGCACCTGGAGGGCTTCCGGGCCGCCATGACCCGCGTCATCAACGCCTATGCCGAGAAGAACAACCTGCTGAAGAGCGCCAAGGTGAGCCTCTCAGGGGAGGATGTCCGTGAGGGCCTGACGGCAGTTCTTAGTGCCAAGGTCCCTGATCCCAAGTTTTCCAGCCAGACCAAGGACCGCCTCGTGTCCAGCGAGGTCAAAGGCATCGTCCAGACCATCGTCTACGAGAAGCTCTCCGCGTTCTTCGAGGAGAACCCCCGGGAAGCCAAGGCCATCCTGGAGAAGGCCATCGAGGCCGCCCGCGCCCGCGAGGCCGCCCGCAAGGCCCGCGAGCTGACCCGCCGCAAGGGCGCCCTCGACGGGGGCGGCCTGCCGGGCAAGCTGGCGGACTGCCAGGAGAAGGATCCGGCCCTCAGCGAGATCTTCCTGGTGGAGGGCGATTCCGCCGGCGGCAGCGCCAAGCAGGGCCGCCATCGCGCCACCCAGGCCATCCTGCCCCTCAAGGGCAAGGTGCTCAATGTGGAGAAGGCCCGCTTCGACCGGATCATCGGCGCCGTGGAGCTCCGGATCCTCATCCAGGCGCTGGGCACCGGCATCGGCAAGGATGAGTTCAAGGTCGAGAACCTCCGCTACCACAAGATCGTGCTGATGACCGACGCCGATGTGGACGGCGCGCACATCCGCACCCTGCTGCTCACCTTCTTCTACCGGCAGATGCCGGAGCTGGTGGAGCGCGGCCACCTCTATATCGCCCAGCCGCCCCTCTACAAGGTGAAGAAGGGCAAGACGGAGAAATACCTCAAGGACGAGCGCGCCCTGGAGGAGTTCCTCTTCCAGAAGGCGCTGGACGGCTGGTCCCTCAGCCTGCCGGACGGCACGGAGCACCGCGGCCCCGTCCTGGTGCGCGAGATGAAGAAGTGGGGTGAGGTGCAGCAGCTCTTCGGCAAGCTGGAGCGCCGCGGCTACGCCCGGCCCCTGGTCCGCGCGCTGCTCGCCGAGGGCCTGCTGGACGAAGACCGGTTCACCCATCGGGAAGGGCTGGAGCAGCTGGCCGCCGCCCTCGTGAAGCAGAAGCTCGGCACCTGCGAGATTGAGACCATCGAAGGCGAGGAGCGTCCCGCCGAGGGCGAGGAGCCCGCGATGACCACCCCGGCCAGCCATCGCCTCCGCCTGGTCCGCATGCACCTGAGCCGCCCCATCACCCTCTGGATCGACAGCCAGGTGGCCCACTGGGGTGAATTCCGCCGCCTGGCCGCCCTGCAGGTCGAGCTGGCCGGGTTCCGCGGGGGCGAGTTGCGGCTCCGCCGCCTCAAGGACATCAAGGATGTCCCCAAGGACAAGGACAAGGACAGCGAGGACGAGGTCGAGGAGGGCACCCCCAAGCTCGGCAAGGAGCAGGTGTTCACGGACCCCGAGGAAATGCTGGCCATGGTCCTCGAAGAGGGCAAGCGGGGCCTGGGCATCCAGCGCTACAAGGGCCTGGGCGAGATGAACCCCGAGCAGCTCTGGGAGACCACCATGGATCCTGAGCGCCGCACCCTGCTGCAGGTCCGGGTGGACGATGCGGTGGCAGCCGACGAGATCTTCACCGTCCTCATGGGTGATGCCGTGGAACCCCGTCGTCGCTTCATCGAGACCAACGCCCTCCTGGCGGAGAACATCGACATCTAA
- a CDS encoding ATP-binding protein yields MAGPLRSSSSPPGRFGDPGGLGPGKRILCILGLALIYLGAAKTPFPSGLPFQAYLFWPAAAVAHTAFFILGAEAVWGLALGSLALNLGGWLPWPHALAMVVLQTLEPLIAWRILVRLGVGRPDLRQVRDLLRWLGVSAAASAFFSAGLGAQVVGLAHRDGGFRDPLATSLSWFLGDLTALLCLGPVLLHAFIPREADPEATALSRLRHPVLEGLTLAGLCLLLLFGARINPGLSRDVGLALQFALVLPMLGVALRFGPRGTSWGVALLSLSMLALLWVQGRALPQEAFRFSQLYLMVLALAALITAAAAEEARAARRALEVRELQGQRMEAVATLAGGLVHGFNNQLTVLLGNLDRLRLLPPGSPEATIATGRMEDATLAMERTVHQLKALSHQAPLRAFSLPLREALAPFLLETAALPDRIDFQVDLQEGLVVGLDPELLRQALQLLVANAVEALSGAGQIQLRAEREDPWVRLILEDDGPGMTPEVLRRACDPFFTTRSVGRNRGLGLSIAFSLARQMGGWLTLHSRPGEGTRAELGLPQGKALEPLSVPPLAPLRTRRILLADDEAGIRELTQEVLQDHGFEVVAAADGQEALEAFEADPSGWDLVILDLVMPRLHGADVLSRIRSSRPNLPALLISGYNAEARPGLLEGPYQRFLAKPFRIRDLVAAMEELGLLSPEAGPSHDR; encoded by the coding sequence GTGGCGGGTCCTCTCCGCTCGTCCAGCTCTCCCCCAGGCCGCTTCGGCGACCCGGGGGGGCTCGGCCCGGGGAAGCGGATCCTCTGTATTCTCGGCCTCGCCCTGATCTACCTGGGCGCCGCCAAGACGCCCTTCCCCTCAGGCCTCCCTTTCCAGGCCTACCTCTTCTGGCCTGCCGCCGCCGTCGCCCACACGGCCTTCTTCATCCTGGGCGCCGAGGCCGTCTGGGGGCTGGCGCTGGGCTCCCTGGCCCTGAATCTCGGCGGCTGGCTGCCCTGGCCCCATGCCCTGGCCATGGTCGTCCTCCAGACCCTCGAGCCGCTGATCGCCTGGCGGATCCTGGTGCGCCTGGGGGTTGGCCGGCCAGACCTGCGCCAGGTCCGGGACCTGCTCCGCTGGCTCGGGGTCTCGGCGGCGGCCAGCGCCTTCTTTTCGGCGGGGCTGGGGGCCCAGGTGGTGGGCCTCGCCCACCGGGATGGGGGGTTCAGGGATCCCCTGGCCACCAGCCTCTCCTGGTTCCTGGGGGATCTCACCGCCCTGCTCTGCCTGGGCCCCGTCCTCCTCCACGCCTTCATCCCCCGAGAGGCGGACCCGGAAGCGACCGCCCTCTCTCGGTTGAGACACCCCGTTCTGGAGGGACTCACCCTGGCAGGCCTCTGCCTGCTCCTGTTGTTCGGGGCCCGGATCAACCCGGGGCTCTCGCGTGATGTGGGCCTGGCCCTCCAGTTCGCCCTGGTGCTCCCGATGCTGGGGGTCGCCCTCCGCTTCGGCCCCCGCGGCACCTCCTGGGGCGTGGCCCTGCTCTCCCTCAGCATGCTCGCGCTCCTCTGGGTCCAGGGCCGGGCGCTTCCCCAGGAGGCCTTCCGCTTCTCCCAGCTCTACCTCATGGTCCTGGCCCTCGCGGCCCTGATCACGGCCGCCGCCGCCGAGGAGGCCCGCGCCGCCCGCCGGGCCCTGGAGGTGCGGGAGCTCCAGGGCCAGCGCATGGAGGCCGTGGCCACCCTGGCGGGGGGCCTGGTGCACGGATTCAACAACCAGCTGACCGTCCTGCTGGGCAACCTGGATCGCCTGCGGCTGCTGCCGCCGGGCTCCCCAGAGGCCACCATCGCCACCGGCCGGATGGAGGATGCCACCCTCGCCATGGAGCGCACGGTTCACCAGCTGAAGGCCCTGTCGCACCAGGCCCCCCTTCGGGCCTTCTCGCTGCCCCTCCGCGAGGCCCTCGCGCCCTTCCTCCTGGAAACGGCCGCCCTGCCCGACCGCATCGACTTCCAGGTCGATCTTCAGGAGGGCCTGGTGGTCGGCCTGGATCCCGAGCTCCTGCGACAGGCCCTTCAGCTTCTGGTGGCCAATGCCGTGGAAGCCCTCTCGGGCGCCGGCCAGATCCAGCTCCGCGCCGAGCGGGAGGATCCCTGGGTCCGCCTGATCCTCGAAGATGACGGCCCGGGCATGACCCCCGAGGTGCTGCGCCGGGCCTGCGACCCCTTCTTCACGACCCGTTCCGTGGGCCGGAACCGGGGGCTCGGGCTCTCCATCGCCTTCTCCCTCGCCCGGCAGATGGGCGGCTGGCTCACCCTCCACAGCCGCCCCGGAGAAGGGACCCGCGCCGAGCTGGGCCTGCCCCAGGGGAAGGCCCTGGAGCCCCTTTCGGTCCCCCCCCTCGCCCCGCTGCGGACCCGGCGGATCCTTCTGGCCGACGACGAGGCCGGCATCCGCGAGCTCACCCAGGAGGTCCTCCAGGACCACGGGTTCGAGGTCGTGGCGGCCGCGGACGGCCAGGAGGCGCTGGAGGCCTTCGAGGCCGATCCTTCGGGCTGGGACCTGGTCATCCTCGACCTGGTCATGCCGAGGCTCCACGGAGCCGATGTGCTCAGCCGCATCCGGAGCTCCCGGCCCAACCTCCCGGCCCTGCTCATCAGCGGGTACAACGCCGAGGCACGGCCCGGCCTCCTGGAGGGCCCGTACCAGCGCTTCCTGGCCAAGCCCTTCCGGATCCGCGACCTGGTGGCGGCCATGGAAGAGCTGGGCCTGCTGAGCCCCGAGGCGGGTCCCTCCCATGACCGCTGA
- a CDS encoding gamma-glutamylcyclotransferase family protein, whose product MTADGLFVYGTLREGGPRHAWLRRTDPEGLTGAWVAGRLFHLPAGYPALVAGAEPGAPPPGPGWVRGDFVGYDSEDDLESALADLDPLEGVEEGLFTRQILPVVLEGGHRYQAWVYVFHVERLPRLEREAVEVPDGDWAAYL is encoded by the coding sequence ATGACCGCTGACGGCCTCTTCGTCTACGGGACCCTCCGCGAGGGCGGGCCCCGGCATGCCTGGCTCCGCCGGACCGACCCCGAGGGCCTCACGGGAGCCTGGGTCGCCGGTCGCCTCTTCCACCTGCCTGCGGGCTATCCCGCCCTGGTGGCCGGTGCCGAGCCCGGGGCCCCTCCCCCGGGGCCCGGCTGGGTCCGGGGGGACTTCGTGGGCTATGATTCCGAGGATGACCTGGAGTCCGCCCTCGCGGACCTCGATCCGCTGGAGGGCGTGGAGGAGGGTCTCTTCACCCGCCAGATCCTGCCTGTCGTCCTGGAGGGGGGCCACCGGTACCAGGCCTGGGTCTATGTGTTCCATGTGGAACGCCTGCCCCGGCTGGAGCGGGAGGCCGTGGAAGTGCCGGACGGGGACTGGGCCGCCTACCTCTAA